One Micromonospora sp. FIMYZ51 genomic window carries:
- a CDS encoding guanylate kinase → MSLDDEARPATRLTVLASPSGAGRESVVELVRARSPSVWTPVTLTTRPRREGELDGVQRHFVAPAEFDRRMAAGELLEWSRFGAYRRGIEIAPLRRRVAAGQPVLLPLDLDGALLVRAAWPEARLVLLHPSGSLPGGTATVAFDRCLSYDRTERVVDELVGFIGSSFLAPAWPRSRG, encoded by the coding sequence GTGAGCTTGGATGACGAGGCGCGCCCGGCGACTCGGCTCACTGTCCTGGCCAGCCCATCCGGTGCCGGCAGGGAGAGTGTCGTCGAGTTGGTCCGGGCGCGTTCTCCGTCAGTGTGGACGCCGGTCACGCTCACCACCCGGCCGCGCCGGGAGGGCGAGCTGGACGGCGTCCAGCGACACTTCGTCGCGCCGGCGGAGTTCGACCGCCGGATGGCCGCCGGTGAACTGCTGGAGTGGAGCCGGTTCGGGGCCTACCGCCGGGGCATCGAGATCGCCCCGCTGCGCCGTCGGGTCGCCGCCGGGCAGCCGGTCCTCCTCCCGTTGGACCTCGACGGGGCGCTACTGGTCCGGGCCGCGTGGCCCGAGGCGCGACTCGTGCTACTCCATCCGTCCGGATCGCTTCCGGGCGGGACCGCGACGGTGGCCTTCGACCGTTGCCTGTCCTACGACCGAACCGAGCGCGTTGTGGATGAGCTGGTAGGATTTATCGGTTCTTCCTTCCTGGCTCCGGCCTGGCCGCGTTCGCGCGGTTGA
- the metK gene encoding methionine adenosyltransferase, which produces MTRRLFTSESVTEGHPDKIADQISDGILDALLSQDPHSRVAVETLITTGQVHVAGEVTTKAYADIPTIVRETILGIGYDSSKKGFDGASCGVSVSIGSQSPDIAQGVDNAFELRTGASESALDAQGAGDQGMMFGFACSETPELMPLPIALAHRLARRLAAVRKDGTVPYLRPDGKTQVTIEYDGLRPVRLNTVVVSSQHAADISLDSLLTPDVRDHVIAPELESLGLDTEGYRLLVNPTGRFEIGGPMGDAGLTGRKIIVDTYGGYARHGGGAFSGKDPSKVDRSAAYAMRWVAKNVVAAGLAERCEVQVAYAIGKAHPVSLFIETFGTETVPVTSIEKAVNEIFDLRPAAIIRDLHLLRPIYAQTAAYGHFGRELAELSWENTDRAADLKSAAGA; this is translated from the coding sequence GTGACACGCCGCCTCTTCACGTCCGAATCGGTCACGGAAGGCCACCCGGACAAGATTGCCGACCAGATCAGTGACGGCATCCTTGACGCCCTGCTCAGCCAGGACCCGCACAGTCGGGTGGCCGTCGAGACACTGATCACCACAGGTCAGGTCCACGTTGCCGGCGAGGTGACCACCAAGGCGTACGCCGACATCCCGACGATCGTCCGGGAGACCATCCTCGGCATCGGCTACGACTCGTCGAAGAAGGGCTTCGACGGCGCGTCGTGCGGCGTCAGCGTCTCGATCGGCTCCCAGTCGCCGGACATCGCCCAGGGCGTCGACAACGCATTCGAGCTGCGGACCGGCGCGTCCGAGAGCGCTCTGGACGCGCAGGGCGCCGGTGACCAGGGCATGATGTTCGGCTTCGCCTGCTCGGAGACGCCCGAGTTGATGCCGCTGCCGATCGCGCTGGCGCACCGGTTGGCCCGCCGGTTGGCGGCGGTCCGCAAGGACGGCACCGTCCCGTACCTGCGGCCCGACGGCAAGACCCAGGTCACCATCGAGTACGACGGACTGCGGCCGGTGCGACTCAACACGGTCGTCGTCTCCAGCCAGCACGCCGCGGACATCTCGCTGGACTCGCTGCTCACGCCGGACGTGCGCGACCACGTCATCGCGCCCGAGCTGGAGAGCCTCGGCCTGGACACCGAGGGGTACCGGCTGCTGGTCAACCCGACCGGCCGGTTCGAGATCGGCGGCCCGATGGGTGACGCCGGCCTGACCGGCCGCAAGATCATCGTGGACACCTACGGGGGCTACGCCCGGCACGGTGGTGGCGCCTTCTCCGGCAAGGACCCGTCGAAGGTCGACCGGTCCGCCGCGTACGCCATGCGGTGGGTGGCCAAGAACGTGGTCGCCGCCGGCCTGGCCGAGCGCTGCGAGGTGCAGGTCGCGTACGCGATCGGCAAGGCGCACCCGGTAAGCCTCTTCATCGAGACGTTCGGCACCGAGACCGTGCCCGTCACCTCGATCGAGAAGGCGGTCAACGAGATCTTCGACCTGCGTCCGGCCGCCATCATCCGGGACCTGCACCTGCTGCGTCCGATCTACGCGCAGACCGCCGCGTACGGCCACTTCGGCCGCGAGCTGGCGGAACTGAGCTGGGAGAACACCGACCGGGCCGCCGACCTCAAGTCGGCCGCGGGAGCCTGA
- the rpoZ gene encoding DNA-directed RNA polymerase subunit omega, protein MGSIANPEGITNPPIDELLEKTTSKYALVIFAAKRARQVNAYYSQLGEGLLEYVGPLVETTPQEKPLSIAMREINAGLLTAEPTDQP, encoded by the coding sequence GTGGGATCCATCGCCAACCCCGAAGGCATCACCAACCCGCCGATCGACGAGCTCCTGGAGAAGACGACGTCGAAGTACGCGCTCGTCATCTTCGCCGCCAAGCGTGCGCGTCAGGTAAACGCCTACTACAGCCAGCTCGGCGAGGGCCTGCTGGAGTACGTCGGCCCGCTGGTCGAGACCACTCCCCAGGAGAAGCCGCTCTCCATCGCGATGCGCGAGATCAACGCGGGACTACTCACCGCCGAGCCGACCGACCAGCCGTAA
- the mihF gene encoding integration host factor, actinobacterial type: protein MPLPSLTPEQRAAALEKAAEIRKARAELKEQLKQGKTTLAAVLERAESDDVVGKLKVSAVLQAMPGIGKIRATQIMEKLKIADSRRLRGLGEQQRKALLGEFAAN from the coding sequence GTGCCGCTCCCGTCACTGACCCCTGAGCAGCGCGCAGCCGCGCTGGAGAAGGCCGCGGAGATCCGCAAAGCCCGTGCCGAGCTGAAGGAGCAGCTCAAGCAGGGCAAGACCACCCTCGCTGCTGTACTTGAGCGGGCCGAGTCCGACGACGTCGTCGGCAAGCTCAAGGTGTCGGCCGTGCTTCAGGCGATGCCTGGCATCGGCAAGATCCGGGCCACCCAGATCATGGAGAAGCTCAAGATCGCCGACAGCCGTCGCCTGCGTGGCCTCGGCGAGCAGCAGCGCAAGGCCCTGCTTGGGGAGTTCGCTGCCAACTGA
- the coaBC gene encoding bifunctional phosphopantothenoylcysteine decarboxylase/phosphopantothenate--cysteine ligase CoaBC, producing MSARIILGVGGGIAAYKACELLRLFTESGHSVRVVPTAAALRFVGAPTWAALSGQPVAEDVWSDVHEVPHVRLGQQADLVVVAPATADLLAKAAQGLADDLLTNTLLTARCPVLLAPAMHTEMWEHPATVANVATLRSRGVRVIEPATGRLTGADTGKGRLPDPAEIFAVARRTLARGAGAPADLTGRHVVVTAGGTREPLDPVRFLGNRSSGKQGYAFARSAVARGARVTLISANVALPDPAGADLIRVGSTAELREATLKAAVDADVVVMAAAPADFRPATYSPGKIKKSDDDAAPRIDLVTNPDIAAELGQRRRPGQVLVVFAAETGDAEANGRAKLNRKRADLIVINEVGLNKVFGADTNAATVIDVDGAVTRLPERAKEELADGVWDLVVARLADAAS from the coding sequence ATGAGCGCCCGGATCATCCTCGGCGTCGGTGGCGGGATCGCTGCCTACAAGGCGTGCGAGCTGCTGCGCCTGTTCACCGAGTCAGGCCATTCGGTACGGGTCGTGCCGACCGCCGCCGCGCTGCGGTTCGTCGGCGCACCGACCTGGGCGGCGCTCTCCGGCCAGCCGGTCGCCGAGGACGTCTGGTCCGACGTGCACGAGGTGCCGCACGTGCGGCTGGGGCAGCAGGCCGACCTGGTGGTGGTCGCGCCCGCCACCGCCGACCTGCTGGCCAAGGCCGCCCAGGGCCTCGCTGACGACCTGCTCACCAACACGCTGCTCACCGCCCGCTGTCCGGTGCTGCTGGCACCGGCCATGCACACCGAGATGTGGGAGCACCCGGCGACCGTGGCCAACGTCGCCACGTTGCGGTCCCGGGGTGTGCGGGTGATCGAGCCCGCGACGGGCCGGCTCACCGGCGCCGACACCGGGAAGGGCCGACTGCCCGACCCGGCGGAGATCTTCGCGGTGGCCCGGCGGACGTTGGCCCGCGGTGCCGGCGCACCGGCCGACCTGACCGGCCGGCACGTGGTGGTCACCGCCGGTGGCACCCGGGAACCGCTGGACCCGGTGCGGTTCCTCGGTAACCGCTCCTCCGGCAAGCAGGGCTACGCGTTCGCCCGTTCCGCCGTCGCTCGTGGTGCCCGGGTCACGTTGATCTCGGCGAACGTGGCGTTGCCCGATCCGGCCGGGGCGGATCTGATTCGGGTGGGCAGCACCGCCGAACTGCGCGAGGCGACGCTGAAGGCGGCGGTGGACGCCGACGTGGTGGTGATGGCGGCGGCTCCGGCCGATTTCCGCCCGGCGACGTACTCACCTGGCAAAATCAAGAAGTCGGACGACGACGCGGCGCCCAGGATCGACCTCGTGACCAACCCGGACATCGCCGCCGAGTTGGGCCAGCGCCGTCGACCGGGGCAGGTGCTCGTGGTGTTCGCCGCCGAAACCGGCGACGCGGAGGCAAACGGGCGGGCCAAGCTCAACCGCAAACGGGCCGATCTCATCGTGATCAACGAGGTCGGCCTGAACAAGGTCTTCGGCGCGGACACCAACGCGGCCACTGTCATCGATGTGGACGGTGCGGTCACCCGGCTGCCCGAACGCGCCAAGGAGGAGTTGGCCGACGGCGTGTGGGACTTGGTGGTCGCCCGATTGGCGGACGCGGCCTCCTGA
- the pyrF gene encoding orotidine-5'-phosphate decarboxylase, whose translation MESFGARLHRAVSERGPLCVGIDPHPGLLARWGLADDVEGLSRFSRTVVDALGDRVAVVKPQSAFFERFGSQGLAVLESTIRQLRERGSLVLLDVKRGDIGSTVRAYASAYLDPSSSMYVDAITASPFLGVGSLAPMFELAAEHGGGVFVLALTSNPEGASVQRARTADGRSVAQLVIDEVSQLNAGAQPLGSIGLVVGATVGETGCDLSAVNGPLLAPGLGAQGGTAADLRIVFGPALPSVLPSYSREVLGAGPDPAALRAAADRAVADCRTALAMS comes from the coding sequence ATGGAGAGCTTCGGCGCCCGATTGCATCGGGCCGTCAGCGAGCGGGGGCCGCTCTGCGTCGGGATCGACCCGCATCCCGGACTGTTGGCTCGCTGGGGCCTTGCCGACGATGTCGAGGGGTTGAGCCGGTTTTCCCGGACCGTCGTGGACGCCCTCGGTGACCGGGTTGCGGTGGTCAAGCCCCAGTCGGCGTTCTTCGAGCGATTCGGGTCCCAAGGGCTGGCGGTACTTGAGTCAACTATCCGACAGTTACGAGAACGGGGCTCGCTCGTTCTGCTCGACGTCAAGCGCGGCGACATCGGATCGACGGTCCGCGCGTACGCCTCGGCGTACCTTGACCCATCCAGCTCCATGTATGTCGACGCGATCACCGCAAGCCCTTTCCTGGGGGTCGGATCGCTCGCTCCGATGTTCGAACTGGCCGCCGAACACGGCGGCGGAGTTTTCGTTCTGGCGCTCACCTCCAACCCCGAGGGCGCCTCGGTCCAGCGGGCCCGAACCGCCGACGGACGCAGCGTCGCGCAGCTGGTGATCGACGAGGTTTCCCAGCTCAACGCGGGTGCGCAGCCACTTGGAAGCATCGGATTGGTGGTCGGTGCGACGGTCGGTGAGACCGGTTGTGACCTGTCGGCGGTGAACGGTCCACTGCTCGCGCCGGGCCTCGGAGCACAGGGCGGCACGGCGGCGGATCTGCGGATCGTTTTCGGTCCGGCACTGCCCTCGGTGCTGCCGTCGTACTCCCGCGAGGTGCTCGGCGCGGGGCCGGACCCGGCGGCCCTGCGGGCCGCAGCGGACCGCGCGGTGGCCGACTGCCGGACCGCCCTGGCGATGTCATGA
- a CDS encoding primosomal protein N', translating into MPLAHLDRPFDYLVPQTLAADALPGVRVKVRFAGQLVDGWLLERAERSDHPRLAYLEKVVSPVPVLSPEVAGLARAVADRYAGSLADVLRLAVPPRHARVEKELIAQAPAAEAPETGDAAAAGSVPEPGGWRDYPAGPALLRALAEGRAPRAVWSALPGEDWAARYADVVAATVAAGRGALVVVADGRDLDRLDAALTATLGPDRHVCLSAALGPARRYRAFLTARRSAAPVVIGTRAAMFAPVARLGLVAIWDDGDDLHAEPRAPYPHARDVLLTRARLEAAGALVGGYTRTAEAQLLVETGWAREVVADRAVLRSRTPAVAPTGDDPQLARDPAAATARLPSLAWTAAREALRAELPVLVQVPRRGYLPSVACAECRAPARCPHCAGPLALPSAGGAPACRWCGRVAAAYACPHCGGRRLRASVVGARRTAEELGRAFPDVPVRTSGRDEVLAAVPSGAGLVIATPGAEPVAAGGYGAVLLLDTWALLTRADLRAGEEALRRWTAAAALARPAAAGGRVVVVADGALAPVQALLRWDAPWFAARELAERRELGFPPAVRMASVTGLPAAVADLLAQARLPDGAELLGPVPADGERERMLVRVPRARAAALAEALHVAAGVRSARKAADPVRLQIDPLALF; encoded by the coding sequence GTGCCGCTGGCCCACCTGGATCGCCCGTTCGACTATCTGGTCCCGCAGACGCTGGCGGCCGACGCGCTGCCCGGCGTGCGGGTGAAGGTGCGCTTCGCCGGCCAGCTCGTCGACGGCTGGCTGCTGGAACGCGCCGAGCGTTCCGACCATCCCCGGCTGGCGTACCTGGAGAAGGTGGTCTCGCCGGTGCCGGTGCTCTCGCCCGAGGTGGCCGGGCTGGCCCGGGCCGTCGCCGACCGGTACGCCGGCAGCCTGGCCGACGTCCTGCGCCTCGCCGTCCCGCCCCGGCACGCCCGGGTGGAGAAGGAGCTGATCGCCCAGGCCCCGGCGGCCGAAGCGCCGGAAACCGGCGACGCAGCAGCTGCCGGCAGCGTGCCGGAGCCGGGCGGGTGGCGGGACTATCCGGCCGGGCCGGCGCTACTGCGTGCGCTCGCCGAAGGCCGCGCGCCCCGGGCTGTGTGGTCGGCGTTGCCGGGGGAGGACTGGGCGGCCCGCTACGCCGATGTGGTCGCCGCCACCGTGGCCGCCGGCCGGGGCGCGCTCGTGGTGGTCGCCGACGGGCGGGACCTGGACCGCCTCGACGCGGCGCTGACCGCGACACTCGGCCCGGATCGGCACGTCTGCCTCTCCGCCGCGCTCGGGCCGGCGCGGCGCTACCGTGCCTTCCTCACCGCCCGTCGATCCGCCGCACCGGTGGTGATCGGCACCCGGGCGGCCATGTTCGCCCCGGTGGCCCGGCTGGGACTGGTGGCCATCTGGGACGACGGTGACGACCTGCACGCCGAGCCCCGGGCCCCGTACCCGCACGCCCGGGACGTGCTGCTCACCCGGGCCCGGCTCGAAGCGGCCGGGGCGCTGGTCGGCGGCTACACCCGCACCGCCGAGGCGCAGCTGCTGGTGGAGACGGGGTGGGCCCGCGAGGTGGTCGCGGACCGGGCGGTGCTGCGCTCGCGTACGCCCGCTGTCGCGCCGACCGGCGACGATCCGCAGTTGGCCCGGGACCCGGCGGCGGCCACCGCCCGACTGCCCAGCCTGGCCTGGACCGCCGCCCGCGAGGCGTTGCGGGCGGAGCTGCCGGTCCTGGTCCAGGTGCCCCGGCGCGGCTACCTGCCCTCGGTGGCCTGCGCCGAGTGCCGTGCCCCGGCCCGCTGCCCGCACTGCGCCGGTCCACTGGCGTTGCCGTCGGCCGGCGGGGCGCCGGCCTGCCGCTGGTGTGGCCGGGTCGCCGCCGCGTACGCCTGCCCGCATTGCGGCGGGCGGCGGCTGCGCGCCTCGGTCGTCGGTGCCCGGCGCACCGCCGAGGAGTTGGGCCGGGCCTTTCCCGATGTGCCGGTACGCACCTCCGGGCGGGACGAGGTGCTGGCCGCGGTGCCCAGCGGTGCCGGCCTGGTGATCGCCACCCCGGGGGCCGAACCGGTCGCGGCCGGCGGCTACGGTGCCGTGCTGCTGCTGGACACCTGGGCCCTGCTCACCCGCGCCGACCTGCGTGCCGGCGAGGAGGCGCTGCGGCGCTGGACGGCCGCCGCCGCGTTGGCCCGACCGGCTGCCGCCGGTGGCCGGGTGGTCGTGGTGGCCGACGGCGCACTCGCGCCGGTGCAGGCGCTGCTGCGCTGGGACGCGCCCTGGTTCGCCGCGCGGGAGCTGGCTGAGCGGCGGGAGTTGGGTTTCCCGCCGGCGGTGCGGATGGCAAGTGTCACCGGCCTGCCCGCGGCCGTGGCCGACCTGCTGGCCCAGGCGCGGCTGCCCGACGGGGCGGAACTGCTCGGCCCGGTACCGGCCGACGGTGAGCGGGAGCGGATGCTGGTACGGGTGCCCCGGGCCCGGGCGGCGGCGCTGGCCGAGGCGTTGCACGTGGCGGCGGGGGTGCGCAGCGCCCGCAAGGCGGCGGATCCGGTCCGCCTCCAGATCGACCCGCTCGCGCTCTTCTGA
- a CDS encoding AAA family ATPase: MTVRQSIVFNGDLGSGKSTVSVVIAERLGLRRVSVGDLYRQMAQERQMTALQLNLHAELDQAVDGYVDQLQRDIAASGESLVMDSRLAWHFFTDALKVHMITEPGEAARRVLLRPSGPAESYTSLEEAKARLRERSESERGRFLVRYGVDKARLRNYDLICDTTRASADEVVERIIDAYEGRLAPDVLRGAPPLLLLDPARVYPTEDVAGLRGLWDSSVSDEVATAGETGLEPLEIGYTGEYFFVVNGHRRLSAALRNGFRLVPGRLVAEVDEPVVGDISAIDYFAAQARPSLIHDWEAAHEIRLPLPEHALLAGDAVLAGETGSAG, encoded by the coding sequence GTGACCGTTCGTCAGTCCATCGTCTTCAACGGTGACCTCGGCAGCGGCAAGAGCACCGTCTCGGTGGTGATTGCCGAGCGGCTCGGGCTGCGCCGGGTCAGCGTCGGCGATCTCTACCGGCAGATGGCCCAGGAGCGGCAGATGACCGCGCTCCAGCTGAACCTGCACGCCGAGCTGGACCAGGCCGTCGACGGCTACGTGGACCAACTCCAGCGGGACATCGCCGCCTCCGGCGAGAGCCTGGTCATGGATTCCCGGCTGGCCTGGCACTTCTTCACCGACGCGCTCAAGGTGCACATGATCACCGAGCCGGGTGAGGCGGCCCGGCGGGTGTTGTTGCGCCCCTCGGGCCCGGCCGAGAGCTACACCTCGCTGGAGGAGGCGAAGGCCCGGCTGCGGGAGCGCAGCGAGAGCGAGCGCGGCCGGTTCCTGGTCCGCTACGGCGTGGACAAGGCGCGACTGCGCAACTACGACCTGATCTGCGACACCACCCGGGCCTCGGCCGACGAGGTGGTCGAGCGGATCATCGACGCGTACGAGGGCCGCCTCGCCCCCGACGTGCTGCGCGGCGCGCCGCCGCTGCTGCTGCTCGACCCGGCCCGGGTCTACCCGACCGAGGACGTCGCGGGGCTGCGCGGGCTCTGGGACTCGTCCGTCTCCGACGAGGTCGCGACGGCCGGCGAGACCGGCCTGGAGCCGCTGGAGATCGGCTACACCGGCGAGTACTTCTTCGTGGTCAACGGGCACCGTCGGCTCAGCGCCGCCCTGCGTAACGGGTTCCGGCTGGTGCCCGGCCGGCTGGTCGCCGAGGTCGACGAGCCGGTGGTCGGCGACATCAGCGCCATCGACTACTTCGCCGCGCAGGCCCGGCCCAGCCTGATCCACGACTGGGAGGCCGCCCACGAGATCCGCCTGCCGCTGCCGGAGCACGCCCTGCTCGCCGGCGACGCGGTGTTGGCCGGGGAGACGGGCAGCGCCGGCTGA
- a CDS encoding cytochrome P450 has protein sequence MDAVEAFASLMSPAGRIDPYPAYERLRAHGPVVQAGPDLYAVTGYAEIDELLRDARIRVLDDQLRDDVLPEWRNSPAVSSIARSMLRTNPPDHSRMRRLAAGAFTPRRIGAMREVVAAQAGELIETMAAAGRNGTPVDFMAEFAYPLPVGVICALLGVPTADRPLFRRWAADLTGVLEPEITPAELAVADAGATQLRDYFTELVAARRRRPADDLTTALVQAYDADDRLSGEELLANLVILLVAGFETTTNLLGNGLAVLLAHPGAAEGLRRHPEHAPAYVDELLRYDSPVQLTTRTSGAAVRIGGVELPAGSWLLLLFGAANRDPRRYPEPDRFDPWRALLNPLSFGAGPHYCLGAGLARLEAQVAFPLLLRRLPELAPAGASRRRIRLTLRGYDVLPITVGEPAPAADHGAPAGTVPGTP, from the coding sequence ATGGACGCCGTCGAGGCATTCGCATCGCTCATGTCGCCCGCGGGGCGCATCGACCCGTACCCGGCGTACGAGCGGCTACGGGCCCACGGTCCGGTGGTCCAGGCCGGCCCGGACCTCTACGCGGTCACCGGTTACGCGGAGATCGACGAACTCCTCCGGGACGCCCGGATCCGGGTGCTCGACGATCAGCTCCGCGACGACGTCCTGCCGGAGTGGCGGAACAGTCCCGCCGTGTCGTCGATCGCCCGGTCGATGCTGCGTACCAACCCGCCCGACCACAGCCGGATGCGGCGGTTGGCCGCCGGAGCGTTCACCCCGCGCCGGATCGGGGCCATGCGCGAGGTGGTGGCGGCGCAGGCCGGCGAGCTGATCGAGACGATGGCGGCGGCCGGCCGAAACGGGACACCTGTCGACTTCATGGCCGAGTTCGCCTACCCGCTACCGGTCGGGGTGATCTGTGCGCTGCTCGGCGTGCCGACCGCCGACCGCCCGCTGTTCCGCCGCTGGGCGGCCGACCTCACCGGCGTCCTGGAGCCGGAGATCACCCCGGCCGAACTGGCGGTGGCGGACGCGGGTGCCACGCAACTGCGTGACTACTTCACCGAGCTGGTGGCCGCCCGCCGTCGGCGTCCGGCCGACGACCTGACCACCGCGCTGGTGCAGGCGTACGACGCCGATGACCGGCTCTCCGGCGAGGAACTGCTGGCCAACCTGGTGATCCTGCTTGTCGCCGGCTTCGAGACCACCACCAACCTGCTCGGCAACGGCCTGGCGGTGCTGCTGGCGCATCCGGGGGCTGCCGAGGGGCTGCGCCGGCATCCGGAGCACGCCCCGGCCTACGTCGACGAGCTGTTGCGCTACGACTCGCCGGTGCAGCTGACCACCCGCACCAGCGGCGCGGCGGTCCGGATCGGCGGCGTCGAGCTGCCCGCCGGCAGTTGGCTCCTGCTGCTGTTCGGCGCGGCCAACCGGGACCCCCGGCGCTATCCGGAGCCCGACCGCTTCGACCCGTGGCGGGCCCTGCTGAACCCGCTCTCCTTCGGCGCGGGGCCGCACTACTGCCTCGGTGCCGGGCTGGCCCGGCTGGAGGCGCAGGTCGCCTTCCCGCTGCTGCTGCGCCGGCTGCCCGAGCTGGCCCCGGCCGGTGCGTCCCGACGCCGGATCCGGTTGACCCTGCGGGGCTACGACGTCCTGCCGATCACCGTGGGTGAGCCGGCGCCGGCCGCCGATCATGGTGCGCCGGCCGGGACGGTCCCGGGCACTCCGTAG